The Acidianus manzaensis genome has a window encoding:
- a CDS encoding PadR family transcriptional regulator, translating into MHFHSHGRGLRHIILHLLASEGPLTGAEIMEKVEEESMGMWRPSPGSVYPMIKVLEDEGLIKVAKIEGTKKFYELSDKGRELIGAEPKEKRISQTITELDSLVDYVLDNWDKLSKEDKETLKKILEKLNNAFE; encoded by the coding sequence GTGCACTTTCACTCACATGGAAGAGGATTAAGGCACATTATTCTTCATCTTCTGGCAAGTGAAGGACCTCTTACTGGAGCTGAAATTATGGAAAAAGTTGAAGAGGAAAGTATGGGTATGTGGAGGCCATCGCCAGGTTCAGTATATCCTATGATAAAAGTTTTAGAAGATGAAGGACTAATTAAGGTTGCAAAAATAGAAGGAACTAAAAAATTTTATGAGTTAAGCGATAAAGGAAGAGAATTAATTGGAGCAGAACCAAAGGAGAAGAGAATAAGCCAGACTATAACTGAGTTGGATTCTTTAGTAGATTATGTTCTCGATAACTGGGATAAGCTTAGTAAAGAAGATAAAGAAACCTTAAAGAAGATTTTAGAAAAATTAAATAATGCT
- a CDS encoding YeeE/YedE thiosulfate transporter family protein has translation MWVGLFIGFIIGAAAEAWGIANPETLIRLAKWEDRLFVACITLGLAISTPVLYGLYAAGVGFHFSPKPLYVIGVGIGGLLFGAGLAISGYFPGSIWMALGEGRRDAVYAVFGAILGAATWTVLYQTPAGQWLVNTLNFGSLVLGGKHVDTFIIQPFSGLTPIDLFGISIVYAIAMFLVAYYTPRYKGGARSCLRENIERRSTPIEIQKHMDTARYLTDGGLPYNDKSIAKKMNEYYATESNVTRWFMVSVAGIVGLTVVLEMFLHQIFGESTTDSWIAGQLFLPNFKYSQIVFKGIGWEPFSDIGTLMGAFFSAVFLTRRFTSFRNIIPPSWAMRFGNNEAIRFLGSFGGAYLMLFGARMADGCASGHILSGDLQMAISGLEFTAAVFAAMLITAHFVYRKR, from the coding sequence ATGTGGGTTGGATTATTTATAGGTTTTATTATAGGTGCTGCTGCAGAAGCATGGGGTATAGCGAATCCTGAAACGTTAATAAGGTTAGCAAAGTGGGAAGATAGACTGTTTGTAGCATGTATTACATTAGGATTAGCAATATCTACACCAGTATTATATGGATTATATGCTGCTGGAGTTGGATTTCATTTTAGTCCTAAGCCATTATATGTTATAGGTGTTGGAATAGGAGGATTACTATTTGGTGCCGGTTTAGCAATCTCTGGATATTTCCCAGGTTCTATATGGATGGCTCTTGGTGAAGGAAGAAGAGATGCTGTATATGCTGTATTTGGTGCTATATTAGGTGCTGCTACCTGGACAGTTCTATATCAAACACCTGCTGGTCAGTGGTTAGTTAACACTCTTAATTTTGGTAGTCTAGTTTTAGGTGGAAAGCATGTTGACACGTTTATTATACAACCATTCAGTGGTCTTACACCAATTGATTTATTTGGAATTTCAATAGTTTATGCTATTGCAATGTTCCTTGTAGCATATTATACTCCTAGATATAAAGGAGGAGCCAGAAGTTGTTTAAGAGAAAATATTGAAAGAAGAAGTACTCCGATAGAAATTCAGAAGCATATGGATACTGCAAGATATCTAACTGATGGAGGGTTACCTTATAATGATAAAAGTATTGCAAAGAAAATGAATGAATACTATGCGACAGAAAGCAATGTAACTAGATGGTTTATGGTATCAGTAGCAGGTATTGTAGGGTTAACTGTAGTTCTAGAAATGTTCTTGCATCAAATTTTCGGAGAATCTACTACTGACTCATGGATAGCTGGACAATTATTCTTACCTAACTTCAAATACAGTCAAATTGTATTCAAAGGCATTGGATGGGAGCCATTTAGTGATATTGGAACATTAATGGGTGCATTCTTCTCTGCTGTCTTCTTAACTAGAAGATTTACGTCATTCAGAAATATAATACCTCCTAGCTGGGCAATGAGGTTCGGAAATAATGAAGCCATAAGATTCTTAGGATCTTTTGGTGGTGCATATTTAATGTTATTCGGAGCTAGAATGGCTGATGGATGCGCAAGCGGACATATATTAAGTGGTGACTTACAGATGGCAATAAGTGGATTAGAATTTACTGCAGCAGTATTTGCTGCTATGCTAATCACTGCACATTTCGTATATAGAAAGAGGTGA